In Helianthus annuus cultivar XRQ/B chromosome 3, HanXRQr2.0-SUNRISE, whole genome shotgun sequence, a single window of DNA contains:
- the LOC110929655 gene encoding F-box protein At5g07610 — protein MVNKLRVTHESGAIVGSNDDLLTEILRRLPFTSVFRFKSVSKHWHSLLSHRSFTLLYDNVPVSPGLFLHDLYIPFDLKNPSPPPFRTRDFYPNRDFGIMQSCNGLLLCCSRRKYYVVNPTTKKFAIIPSVIGGSDARRTIGFEGFMGLAYHRADLHYKVVCLRDVSRYGRLFQIQIYSSNTGKWRISKQSIRASDYPGDSTLFCFVVYWNGAMHWIPGVDLVYFKLDQEKLKMMSLPERDLSSPRDEAPLYFGESGGHLHLVESISRKHRSRLNVYEMLSDYSGWVIKYQVELDELRPLYNNSRGVGNYRLFEVFDVVRGEDEEESAFMVVKIQDKIIRYNFVNKSYEHIFDLPSHLCNQGIGYNNVHRYIPMLSSF, from the coding sequence ATGGTTAACAAATTAAGAGTCACACATGAGTCTGGAGCTATAGTTGGTTCCAACGATGATCTTTTAACCGAAATCCTTCGCAGGCTCCCCTTTACCTCCGTCTTTCGGTTCAAATCCGTATCCAAACACTGGCATTCGTTGTTGAGTCACCGAAGCTTCACCCTCTTGTATGACAATGTTCCGGTTTCCCCTGGTCTTTTTCTTCATGATTTGTATATTCCATTTGATCTTAAAAATCCATCCCCTCCTCCTTTTCGTACTCGTGATTTCTACCCTAATCGTGATTTCGGAATCATGCAATCTTGTAACGGGTTACTGCTTTGTTGTAGCAGACGAAAATACTACGTGGTTAACCCCACTACCAAGAAATTTGCGATCATCCCATCGGTCATTGGTGGTTCAGATGCTCGTAGAACAATCGGTTTTGAAGGTTTTATGGGCCTGGCATATCATCGAGCAGACTTGCATTACAAAGTTGTTTGTCTTCGTGATGTAAGTCGTTATGGGAGGCTGTTTCAGATCCAAATCTACTCGTCTAATACCGGGAAATGGAGAATTTCAAAACAATCTATTCGTGCGTCTGATTATCCTGGTGATTCTACGTTATTCTGTTTTGTAGTTTATTGGAATGGAGCAATGCACTGGATTCCCGGAGTTGATCTAGTATACTTTAAGCTCGATCAAGAAAAGTTGAAAATGATGTCGTTGCCAGAGAGGGATCTCTCTTCGCCTCGCGATGAGGCTCCACTTTACTTTGGGGAATCTGGAGGCCATCTGCATTTGGTGGAATCTATTAGTCGCAAACATCGTTCACGCCTGAATGTGTATGAAATGTTGAGTGATTATTCAGGGTGGGTTATCAAATACCAAGTGGAGCTTGATGAGCTTCGGCCCCTCTATAATAATAGCCGAGGGGTGGGAAATTATCGTCTGTTTGAAGTCTTTGATGTGGTTAGGGGTGAAGATGAAGAAGAATCTGCATTCATGGTAGTGAAAATTCAAGATAAGATCATAAGGTACAACTTTGTTAACAAGAGTTATGAACACATATTTGATTTGCCCAGCCATCTCTGCAACCAAGGGATCGGTTACAATAATGTCCATCGTTATATCCCAATGTTATCTTCTTTCTAA
- the LOC110929656 gene encoding dynamin-related protein 4C isoform X2: MDQDDTPATKKLKVSHDQEPNFQPLFASYNDKIRPMLDAHRLNFKEGIPIPLPTVVVIGDKSSGKSSVLESLAGISLPRCTRVPLVIKLQHHPDHVPEFSLEFQKKTVMIIEESQIPEAINSATVEIAGNSKEIIMEHITPKENIILNVLSAEVNFTTCESIRLSRRVDRTGQRTLAAVTKSDQYADDLLEKVTTNAVNISYVCVRNRIGNETYDEARIQEANLFKSHHSLSMIDKSRVGIPVLAQKLVQTHDVIISKCLPNIVNEIKEKLDEWMSRMSGSLKETLEKLLIHGEVVGLPDKHKSCDARLAKMVDEFKIELHAEDESFENFLVDEMRVLKESGGIRLSQFVPEYAFSYLLRQKVSKISDLPISFVNKVWSYVESVSFEVLKDHCESFPQLYSPMKKASQKALEKIKNKFLQRAMDMIEMEKNTNYTCDPNFLASWKELKSANYDKLSDAVVRRRSKWIAINGYGDVKVDHLFDVPANIREQAFDLKMKMVAYWAVVLRRMVDWSALNLRYWIQKFVTEMGISVFTDMMLPGCGIEKMMEGPRSVAEKRDIFR, encoded by the exons ATGGATCAAGATGATACACCGGCTACAAAGAAGCTCAAAGTTTCTCACGATCAAGAACCAAATTTTCAGCCTCTTTTTGCATCTTACAATGACAAGATCCGTCCAATGCTTGACGCACACCGTCTCAACTTCAAAGAAGGCATTCCCATTCCTCTTCCCACTGTCGTCGTTATTGGAGACAAGTCTTCGGGTAAGTCCAGTGTTTTAGAGTCCCTTGCGGGAATAAGTTTGCCTCGATGCACAAGGGTACCGCTTGTAATCAAGCTTCAACATCATCCGGATCATGTGCCAGAGTTCAGTCTGGAGTTTCAGAAGAAAACTGTTATGATCATAGAGGAAAGCCAGATACCAGAAGCCATCAATTCGGCTACGGTGGAGATTGCTGGAAATTCTAAAG AAATCATAATGGAGCACATAACGCCTAAGGAAAATATCATTCTAAATGTTCTTTCTGCCGAAGTTAATTTTACAACATGTGAATCGATTAGATTGTCACGGCGTGTGGACCGCACTGGACAGAGAACACTCGCTGCTGTTACCAAATCTGACCAATATGCGGATGACCTGCTTGAGAAGGTTACCACAAATGCGGTTAACATTAGTTATGTCTGTGTTAGAAACCGGATCGGTAATGAAACATATGATGAGGCTCGAATCCAAGAAGCAAACCTTTTCAAAAGTCATCATTCATTGTCCATGATTGACAAGTCTAGGGTGGGCATTCCTGTATTGGCACAAAAGCTTGTTCAAACCCATGATGTGATCATATCCAAATGCTTGCCGAATATTGTCAATGAGATCAAAGAGAAGCTCGATGAGTGGATGAGTCGGATGAGTGGTTCCTTGAAGGAAACTCTCGAGAAACTTTTGATACATGGTGAGGTTGTTGGCTTGCCGGATAAACATAAGAGTTGTGATGCTCGGTTGGCCAAGATGGTAGACGAGTTCAAAATAGAGTTACACGCAGAGGatgagagttttgaaaattttcTGGTTGATGAGATGCGGGTTTTGAAGGAATCTGGTGGAATCCGGTTGTCTCAATTTGTTCCAGAATATGCGTTTTCATACTTGCTACGACAAAAAGTGAGCAAAATCTCTGACTTGCCTATTAGCTTTGTAAACAAAGTGTGGAGCTATGTTGAGAGCGTTTCTTTTGAAGTATTGAAAGACCATTGTGAGAGTTTTCCTCAGTTATATTCTCCCATGAAGAAAGCAAGTCAGAAGGCAttggaaaaaataaaaaacaagttTTTACAGAGGGCTATGGATATGATAGAGATGGAGAAGAACACAAATTACACATGTGACCCTAATTTCCTTGCTTCTTGGAAGGAGCTGAAGTCTGCCAATTATGATAAGTTATCGGATGCAGTTGTACGTCGTCGTTCAAAATGGATCGCTATTAACGGGTATGGTGATGTTAAGGTTGACCATTTGTTTGATGTTCCTGCAAACATAAGGGAACAAGCATTTGATCTGAAAATGAAGATGGTTGCTTATTGGGCAGTTGTTCTGCGAAGAATGGTGGACTGGTCAGCCTTAAATCTTCGTTATTGGATCCAGAAGTTTGTCACGGAAATGGGGATATCTGTTTTTACTGATATGATGTTGCCTGGTTGTGGTATAGAGAAGATGATGGAAGGACCCCGGTCCGTGGCTGAAAAAAGGGATATTTTTCGTTAA
- the LOC110929656 gene encoding dynamin-related protein 4C isoform X1, which produces MDQDDTPATKKLKVSHDQEPNFQPLFASYNDKIRPMLDAHRLNFKEGIPIPLPTVVVIGDKSSGKSSVLESLAGISLPRCTRVPLVIKLQHHPDHVPEFSLEFQKKTVMIIEESQIPEAINSATVEIAGNSKGISNVPITLVVKKNGVPDLTMIDLPGITWVPVDDQPKNIYDQITEIIMEHITPKENIILNVLSAEVNFTTCESIRLSRRVDRTGQRTLAAVTKSDQYADDLLEKVTTNAVNISYVCVRNRIGNETYDEARIQEANLFKSHHSLSMIDKSRVGIPVLAQKLVQTHDVIISKCLPNIVNEIKEKLDEWMSRMSGSLKETLEKLLIHGEVVGLPDKHKSCDARLAKMVDEFKIELHAEDESFENFLVDEMRVLKESGGIRLSQFVPEYAFSYLLRQKVSKISDLPISFVNKVWSYVESVSFEVLKDHCESFPQLYSPMKKASQKALEKIKNKFLQRAMDMIEMEKNTNYTCDPNFLASWKELKSANYDKLSDAVVRRRSKWIAINGYGDVKVDHLFDVPANIREQAFDLKMKMVAYWAVVLRRMVDWSALNLRYWIQKFVTEMGISVFTDMMLPGCGIEKMMEGPRSVAEKRDIFR; this is translated from the exons ATGGATCAAGATGATACACCGGCTACAAAGAAGCTCAAAGTTTCTCACGATCAAGAACCAAATTTTCAGCCTCTTTTTGCATCTTACAATGACAAGATCCGTCCAATGCTTGACGCACACCGTCTCAACTTCAAAGAAGGCATTCCCATTCCTCTTCCCACTGTCGTCGTTATTGGAGACAAGTCTTCGGGTAAGTCCAGTGTTTTAGAGTCCCTTGCGGGAATAAGTTTGCCTCGATGCACAAGGGTACCGCTTGTAATCAAGCTTCAACATCATCCGGATCATGTGCCAGAGTTCAGTCTGGAGTTTCAGAAGAAAACTGTTATGATCATAGAGGAAAGCCAGATACCAGAAGCCATCAATTCGGCTACGGTGGAGATTGCTGGAAATTCTAAAGGTATATCCAATGTTCCGATAACTTTGGTGGTAAAAAAGAATGGTGTTCCGGATCTCACAATGATTGATTTACCTGGAATCACTTGGGTTCCTGTTGATGATCAACCCAAAAACATTTATGACCAAATTACAG AAATCATAATGGAGCACATAACGCCTAAGGAAAATATCATTCTAAATGTTCTTTCTGCCGAAGTTAATTTTACAACATGTGAATCGATTAGATTGTCACGGCGTGTGGACCGCACTGGACAGAGAACACTCGCTGCTGTTACCAAATCTGACCAATATGCGGATGACCTGCTTGAGAAGGTTACCACAAATGCGGTTAACATTAGTTATGTCTGTGTTAGAAACCGGATCGGTAATGAAACATATGATGAGGCTCGAATCCAAGAAGCAAACCTTTTCAAAAGTCATCATTCATTGTCCATGATTGACAAGTCTAGGGTGGGCATTCCTGTATTGGCACAAAAGCTTGTTCAAACCCATGATGTGATCATATCCAAATGCTTGCCGAATATTGTCAATGAGATCAAAGAGAAGCTCGATGAGTGGATGAGTCGGATGAGTGGTTCCTTGAAGGAAACTCTCGAGAAACTTTTGATACATGGTGAGGTTGTTGGCTTGCCGGATAAACATAAGAGTTGTGATGCTCGGTTGGCCAAGATGGTAGACGAGTTCAAAATAGAGTTACACGCAGAGGatgagagttttgaaaattttcTGGTTGATGAGATGCGGGTTTTGAAGGAATCTGGTGGAATCCGGTTGTCTCAATTTGTTCCAGAATATGCGTTTTCATACTTGCTACGACAAAAAGTGAGCAAAATCTCTGACTTGCCTATTAGCTTTGTAAACAAAGTGTGGAGCTATGTTGAGAGCGTTTCTTTTGAAGTATTGAAAGACCATTGTGAGAGTTTTCCTCAGTTATATTCTCCCATGAAGAAAGCAAGTCAGAAGGCAttggaaaaaataaaaaacaagttTTTACAGAGGGCTATGGATATGATAGAGATGGAGAAGAACACAAATTACACATGTGACCCTAATTTCCTTGCTTCTTGGAAGGAGCTGAAGTCTGCCAATTATGATAAGTTATCGGATGCAGTTGTACGTCGTCGTTCAAAATGGATCGCTATTAACGGGTATGGTGATGTTAAGGTTGACCATTTGTTTGATGTTCCTGCAAACATAAGGGAACAAGCATTTGATCTGAAAATGAAGATGGTTGCTTATTGGGCAGTTGTTCTGCGAAGAATGGTGGACTGGTCAGCCTTAAATCTTCGTTATTGGATCCAGAAGTTTGTCACGGAAATGGGGATATCTGTTTTTACTGATATGATGTTGCCTGGTTGTGGTATAGAGAAGATGATGGAAGGACCCCGGTCCGTGGCTGAAAAAAGGGATATTTTTCGTTAA